The DNA region GCCGATGGTCATGATGGCTTCCGCGCACAGAGGTTCGTCGAGCGCGCGTCCTGCGCAGGCAAAGCCTGTTGCAATAGGCGGATGCGCATGGACGACGGCGTTGACGTCGGGGCGGGCCTTGTAAACCGCAAGGTGCATCCCGATCTCGCTGGTGACCTTCTTCGATCCAGAGAGCTGGCGTCCGGCCAGGTCGACCGTCACCATCTCCCCGGCCTTCATCAGGTATTTGCTGCAACCGGTTGGGGTCGCGAGTATGCGGTCGGGCGCGATCCGTACCGAGAGGTTGCCGGATGTTCCCGGCGTGAATCCAATGCGCGATAGCCATCTGCCGAACCTGACCAGCTCGCGGGCCAGATCACGCTCATTTGCGAATCCGTTCTCGGTATAAGTCAAGCAGGTTCTCCCTTTTATGGAGAGATCATTTCATCACATCTGATGCAAAAGCGCGTGACCGTGAAAAAAGCATCCTACCTCACAAGAGATGGGGTGTAAATGAAGACCAGCGAAGTGTTACATGCGTGGGCCGGAATCCTGAAAGGCTACAAACCATCTCTTTCCATAGAGATCACAAAGGAATGCCCGCTCCGGTGTCCTGGGTGTTACGCATTTGACGCTGCCCACCTCGGTGGGGAGACCGCATTGCGCCAGTTGTCTGATTTTAAAGGCGATGAGTTGGTGAAGAGGATCCTGGCAATCGTAGACCGGGAAAGGCCGCTGCACGTCTCCCTGGTAGGCGGAGACCCGCTGGTGCGATATCGCGAGTTGGAGATGCTGCTCCCTGAGCTGAACGCGCGCGGCATTCACACCCAGGTCGTGACGAGCGCGTTCCGCGTGATTCCCGCGGAGTGGAAGAGGTTCAAGCGCCTGAATGTGGTGGTGTCGATCGATGGCCTGCAACCGGAACACGACGAGCGGCGCAAGCCGGCGACCTATGAGCGCATCCTGAAGAATATCGCCGATGCAAAAGTGACGATCCACTCGACGATCACGGGCAATATCGCCGCGCGTCCGGGATACCTGGAAGAGTTTCTTCGCTTCTGGAGTTCGCGTCCGGAGATCAACAAGGTCTGGTTCAGCTTGTTTACTCCGCAGGTTGGCGCGACGGGGCCGGAGATCCTGACGCGCGAGCAACGCGCTTTTGTGGTCGAAGATCTTCTGAGGCTGCGCGTGCAGTATCCCATCCTCGACATGCACGACACGCTGATCCGGGAGATACTTCACCCTCCCGCCAGCCCGAAGGATTGCATCTTTGCGCGAACGACGCACACGATCTCGGCGGATTTGAAGACGAAGATTACGCCGTGCCAGTTCGGAGGCAATCCCGACTGCTCGCAGTGCGGTTGCATTGCATCGATGGGCCTCGCCGCAGTGGGACACCATCGCGTCGCGGGGCCATTGACCGCGGGACACCTGTTCTTTGCCTCTGATCGAATGGGCAGCGCCTGGCGATCAGCAAAGAGCGCGCTTACAAACACCGCTCCTGAGGTCGAGCCACAACCGTTCCCCATCCTGTAGAACTCATCTGGAGACTTGTAGCCGATCGTGTTCCTTGAGGAGAGCTGATCCCGCACATTGAGGGCAGGTGCTCGCTTAGAATCGGGACTAAGGGCTCATCACAGTGCATCGATTAGGCATTCTCCTCTCCGGTAGAGGCTCCAACTTTCTTGCGATTCATCGCGCCATCGTTGATGGGCGCATTTCCGGCGCGGAGATTGCCGTCGTGCTCTCGAACAAACCCGAGGCCCCGGGGCTGGATGCGGCGCGGTCGCTCGGCCTGAAGGCGCTGGCTATCCCACAGGAGGGAAAGGGCCCGGAGGCGCGCGCCGTTCACGATACAAAGATGATCGCGGCACTGGCGGACCATGGCGTCGATCTTGTTTGCCTGGCCGGGTACATGCGCATCATCACTCCGGCGTTCGTGGAGGCGTTCCCGAACCGCATCCTCAACGTGCATCCGTCGCTGCTGCCGGCGTTCCCTGGGCTCGATGCGCAGCACCAGGCATTCGACTACGGTGCCAAGGTGGCAGGCTGCACGGTTCACTTTGTCGACGAGGCGGTCGACCACGGTGTCATCATCCTGCAGAAGACTGTTCCGGTGCTCGACGAGGACACAGCGGAGTTGCTATCGGCGCGGATCCTGGAGCAGGAACACATCGCCTATCCCGAGGCGATTGCGCGCGTGCTGAGCGGAGCGTATCGCGTCGAGGGACGACGGTTCTTGCCCGTGAAGTAGCTCGTGTTCTCTTTGATGGCTTCGATCCCACCCTTCGCTGCCGCGAAGGATGGGGCATCCGGCGGTTGACGAGATGCCGCTGTGCTATGTCGTCTGTCCGCCGCGCTGGTCCTTGGCGTCGCCGAGTGTGACCTTGACGTCCATCTTCCTACGTCCGCGGAAGATGGTGACGGTGACGACATCGCCTGCGCGATGGGAGTTCATGGCCGCGGAGAGGTCCTGCGGGCTGGTGATCTCGTCGCCGTCCATGGCGACGATCAGGTCGCCGCCCAGCATGACCGGCGTGTTGCCCTGGTAGTAGCGCTGGGTTCCGCCGCGAAGGCCGGCCTTTTCGGCGGCCCCGCCGGGCAGAACGCGCTCGATGAGAATGCCGTAGTCGGCGGCGAGGCCAATCTGCTCGGCCTGGTCGGGCCCGATGGGCAGGGTGACGATGTCGAGCGTCGGGCGGCGGATGTAGCCGTACTTCGCGTAGTCGTCGAGGATGGCGCGCGCCGTGTTGATGGGGATGGCGAAGCCGATGCCCGAGCTCTGGTCGGCGCCGTTGGAGGCGATCATGGTGGTGATGCCGATAACCTCGCCGCGCGAGTTCAGCAGCGGGCCGCCGGAGTTGCCGGGGTTGACGGCGGCGTCGGTCTGGATGGCGTCCTCAATCGGGTTGCCGTTGGGGCCGCGGATGGAGCGGATGGCGGAGATGATGCCGCGCGTCATCGTGCCGTTGAGGCCGAAGGGATTGCCGATGGCATAGACCCGCTGGCCGACCATCAGGTTGCGCGAGTCGGAGAGCGTGACCGGGGTCAGGTTGGGAGCGTCGATCTTGATCAGCGCGAGGTCGTGGTTGGGGTCGCGAGCCAGCACCTTGGCCTTGTACTTGTGCTTGTCGGCAAGCGCGGCTTCAACGCGCTGCGCGTTGCCGATGACGTGGTTGTTGGTGAGGATCAGCCCGTCCTTGGTGAGGACGAAGCCCGAACCCTGGCCCTGCTGCGGCACGGGGCCATAGAAGAAGTCGAAGGCCACCTCGGTGGAGGTGATGTTGACGACCGAAGGCAGTGCCTTCTTGTAGACGCCGATGTTCTGCTGCTCCTCGGAATCGAAGGCGGGCGCGGCGGCGGCGTTGGTCAACTGAAAGCTGCCCAGTGGTCCGCTG from Acidobacteriota bacterium includes:
- a CDS encoding class II aldolase/adducin family protein produces the protein MARELVRFGRWLSRIGFTPGTSGNLSVRIAPDRILATPTGCSKYLMKAGEMVTVDLAGRQLSGSKKVTSEIGMHLAVYKARPDVNAVVHAHPPIATGFACAGRALDEPLCAEAIMTIGPVPLAPYATTGTDDLAASLAHLIPTHSAILMANHGAVTYGDSLLDAFLKMETVEHFAHICLVAHQLGSARPLQPLAISDLLQAKERYVRNMH
- a CDS encoding phosphoribosylglycinamide formyltransferase, whose product is MHRLGILLSGRGSNFLAIHRAIVDGRISGAEIAVVLSNKPEAPGLDAARSLGLKALAIPQEGKGPEARAVHDTKMIAALADHGVDLVCLAGYMRIITPAFVEAFPNRILNVHPSLLPAFPGLDAQHQAFDYGAKVAGCTVHFVDEAVDHGVIILQKTVPVLDEDTAELLSARILEQEHIAYPEAIARVLSGAYRVEGRRFLPVK
- a CDS encoding radical SAM protein; translated protein: MKTSEVLHAWAGILKGYKPSLSIEITKECPLRCPGCYAFDAAHLGGETALRQLSDFKGDELVKRILAIVDRERPLHVSLVGGDPLVRYRELEMLLPELNARGIHTQVVTSAFRVIPAEWKRFKRLNVVVSIDGLQPEHDERRKPATYERILKNIADAKVTIHSTITGNIAARPGYLEEFLRFWSSRPEINKVWFSLFTPQVGATGPEILTREQRAFVVEDLLRLRVQYPILDMHDTLIREILHPPASPKDCIFARTTHTISADLKTKITPCQFGGNPDCSQCGCIASMGLAAVGHHRVAGPLTAGHLFFASDRMGSAWRSAKSALTNTAPEVEPQPFPIL
- a CDS encoding trypsin-like peptidase domain-containing protein, which translates into the protein MKLRPVLLVLLLLSGFYYVTTHSSSAGKLFPWLHSTQRAEATGTATVSGPLGSFQLTNAAAAPAFDSEEQQNIGVYKKALPSVVNITSTEVAFDFFYGPVPQQGQGSGFVLTKDGLILTNNHVIGNAQRVEAALADKHKYKAKVLARDPNHDLALIKIDAPNLTPVTLSDSRNLMVGQRVYAIGNPFGLNGTMTRGIISAIRSIRGPNGNPIEDAIQTDAAVNPGNSGGPLLNSRGEVIGITTMIASNGADQSSGIGFAIPINTARAILDDYAKYGYIRRPTLDIVTLPIGPDQAEQIGLAADYGILIERVLPGGAAEKAGLRGGTQRYYQGNTPVMLGGDLIVAMDGDEITSPQDLSAAMNSHRAGDVVTVTIFRGRRKMDVKVTLGDAKDQRGGQTT